The Leifsonia williamsii genome includes a region encoding these proteins:
- a CDS encoding FAD-binding monooxygenase: MQFHHHGYVSGDPRVQPAAGVGLDRPAELPDEVDVLIVGSGPAGMIAAAQLAMFPGVVTRLVERRPGRLAIGQADGIQARSVETFQAFGFAERITAEAYRITEMAFWKPDPADPSRIHRAARAVDDPTGISEFPHLIVNQARVLDYFAEYAANAPGRLTPDYGYEFRGLVVDDDAEYPVAVTLAHTAGEHEGEERVVRAKYVVGADGARSKVRESIGCHLAGDQANHAWGVMDTLAVTDFPDIRTKCSIQSEAGNILLIPREGGHLFRMYVDLGEVPEDDHGAVRQTTIEQIIAKANDILHPYTLDVRNVAWHSVYEVGHRLTDRFDDVLPTELGTRTPRVFITGDACHTHSAKAGQGMNVSMQDGFNIGWKLGHVLEGRSPESLLATYSAERQVVAKNLIDFDKQWSSMMAKKPEEFDDPSELEEFYVRTAEFPAGFMTEYAPSLIVGAAEHQALATGFPIGKRFKSAVVERVCDTNPLHLGHHARADGRWRIYVFADAAPAAREGTPTAALADWLLTSSASPLAATPAGADLDAWFDVKVVYQQDHTEVDLGAVPEVFLPRTGPFGLIDYEKVYATRPGDDIFHLRGVDRAGAVVVVRPDQYVAHVLPLDATDALAGFFAPIHSAATVS; the protein is encoded by the coding sequence GTGCAGTTCCATCACCACGGTTACGTGTCCGGCGACCCCCGGGTGCAGCCGGCAGCGGGCGTCGGCCTCGACCGCCCCGCCGAGCTGCCCGACGAGGTCGACGTGCTGATCGTCGGCTCCGGGCCTGCCGGCATGATCGCGGCGGCCCAGCTCGCCATGTTCCCCGGCGTCGTCACGCGACTGGTGGAGCGGCGGCCGGGGAGGCTCGCGATCGGCCAGGCCGACGGCATCCAGGCCCGCAGCGTGGAGACGTTCCAGGCGTTCGGCTTCGCCGAGCGGATCACCGCTGAGGCGTATCGCATCACCGAGATGGCGTTCTGGAAGCCCGACCCGGCCGACCCCTCCCGCATCCACCGCGCCGCTCGCGCCGTCGACGACCCGACCGGGATCAGCGAGTTCCCGCACCTGATCGTGAACCAGGCCCGCGTGCTCGACTACTTCGCCGAGTACGCCGCCAACGCGCCCGGGCGGCTGACGCCCGACTACGGCTACGAGTTCCGCGGACTGGTCGTGGACGACGACGCCGAGTACCCGGTCGCCGTCACACTCGCGCACACCGCGGGCGAGCACGAGGGCGAGGAGCGCGTCGTGCGCGCGAAGTACGTGGTCGGCGCCGACGGGGCCCGCAGCAAGGTGCGGGAGTCGATCGGCTGCCACCTCGCGGGCGACCAGGCGAACCACGCCTGGGGCGTGATGGACACGCTGGCCGTGACCGACTTCCCGGACATCCGCACCAAGTGCTCGATCCAGTCGGAGGCGGGCAACATCCTCCTGATCCCCCGCGAGGGCGGCCACCTGTTCCGCATGTATGTCGACCTCGGCGAGGTGCCGGAAGACGATCACGGCGCCGTGCGGCAGACGACGATCGAGCAGATCATCGCGAAGGCGAACGACATCCTGCACCCGTACACGCTCGACGTGCGCAACGTCGCCTGGCACAGCGTCTACGAAGTCGGGCACCGGCTCACCGACCGCTTCGACGACGTGCTGCCGACCGAGCTCGGCACACGGACTCCGCGCGTCTTCATCACCGGCGACGCCTGTCACACGCACAGCGCGAAGGCGGGCCAGGGCATGAACGTGTCGATGCAGGACGGCTTCAACATCGGCTGGAAGCTCGGCCACGTGCTGGAGGGGCGCTCCCCCGAGTCGCTGCTCGCCACCTACTCGGCCGAGCGTCAGGTCGTCGCGAAGAACCTGATCGACTTCGACAAGCAGTGGTCGTCGATGATGGCCAAGAAGCCGGAGGAGTTCGACGACCCGTCGGAGCTGGAGGAGTTCTACGTGCGCACGGCCGAGTTCCCGGCCGGGTTCATGACCGAGTACGCGCCGTCGCTGATCGTCGGCGCGGCGGAGCACCAGGCGCTCGCGACCGGCTTCCCGATCGGCAAGCGCTTCAAGTCCGCCGTCGTGGAGCGCGTCTGCGACACCAACCCGCTGCACCTCGGCCACCACGCCCGCGCCGACGGACGCTGGCGCATCTACGTCTTCGCCGACGCCGCGCCCGCCGCTCGCGAGGGCACGCCGACCGCCGCGCTGGCGGACTGGCTGCTCACCTCCTCCGCCTCACCGCTCGCCGCGACCCCGGCCGGTGCCGACCTCGACGCCTGGTTCGACGTGAAAGTGGTGTACCAGCAGGACCACACGGAGGTCGACCTCGGCGCCGTGCCGGAGGTGTTCCTCCCGCGCACCGGCCCGTTCGGCCTGATCGACTACGAGAAGGTGTACGCGACCCGCCCCGGCGACGACATCTTCCACCTCCGCGGCGTCGACCGCGCCGGCGCCGTCGTGGTGGTGCGCCCCGACCAGTACGTCGCGCACGTGCTGCCGCTGGACGCGACCGACGCCCTGGCCGGCTTCTTCGCCCCGATCCACTCTGCCGCGACGGTCTCGTAG
- a CDS encoding aldolase/citrate lyase family protein yields MPFRLNPGAHEPAPSLADRLRSAERTQYGIWVCSGSPLNAEICAGAGLDIVLIDGEHSPIGLETTLGLLQAVAAYPVAPLVRAPIGDTVIVKQLLDLGAQNLLIPMVNSAEEAEAMVRAVHYPPRGVRGVGSALARSSRWSRIDDYLARAGDLVSLFVQIETVEAVAAAADIAAVEGVDGLLVGPADLAASMGLLGQQSHPDVVAAVESVIAVGAEAGKPVGVNAFDPEVAERYAAAGAAWVLVGADVALLARASEALAARFVGDAGPEGRASY; encoded by the coding sequence ATGCCGTTTCGTCTGAACCCCGGTGCGCACGAGCCGGCGCCGAGCCTCGCCGACCGCCTCCGATCCGCCGAGCGCACGCAGTACGGCATCTGGGTGTGCTCGGGCAGCCCGCTGAACGCCGAGATCTGCGCGGGAGCCGGGCTCGACATCGTGCTGATCGACGGCGAGCACTCGCCGATCGGCCTGGAGACGACGCTCGGGCTTCTGCAGGCGGTGGCCGCGTACCCGGTCGCGCCGCTCGTGCGGGCGCCGATCGGCGACACCGTGATCGTGAAGCAGCTGCTCGACCTGGGTGCACAGAACCTCCTCATCCCGATGGTGAACTCGGCGGAGGAGGCGGAGGCGATGGTGCGCGCCGTGCACTACCCGCCGCGCGGGGTGCGCGGGGTCGGCAGCGCGCTCGCCCGGTCGTCCCGCTGGAGCCGCATCGACGACTACCTCGCCCGGGCCGGCGACCTGGTGTCGCTGTTCGTGCAGATCGAGACGGTGGAGGCGGTCGCAGCCGCCGCGGACATCGCCGCCGTGGAGGGCGTCGACGGCCTGCTCGTCGGCCCGGCCGACCTCGCGGCGTCCATGGGGCTGCTCGGGCAGCAGAGCCACCCCGACGTGGTCGCCGCGGTCGAGAGCGTGATCGCTGTGGGGGCCGAGGCCGGCAAGCCGGTCGGCGTGAACGCGTTCGACCCGGAGGTGGCCGAGCGCTACGCGGCGGCCGGAGCGGCGTGGGTGCTCGTGGGGGCCGATGTCGCACTGCTGGCGCGGGCGTCGGAAGCGCTCGCGGCGCGGTTCGTGGGCGATGCAGGGCCGGAGGGGCGTGCCAGCTACTGA
- the hpaH gene encoding 2-oxo-hept-4-ene-1,7-dioate hydratase: MLDSSTIQDIADELAAAERDRSTVPLLTARHPGMTVEDSYAVQRVWVERGLAAGRRLVGRKIGLTSKVMQQATGITEPDYGAIFADMVYETGAVIPFDQYSNVRIEVELAFVLARPLEGPDVTLFDVLSATEYVVPALEILSSRIELQGRTIVDTISDNAAMGGMVVGGRPVAPDAVDLRWVGALLYRNETIEESGVAAAVLNHPASGVAWLANKLAQHGSRLEAGDIVLAGSFTRPMWVERGDTIHADYRDLGAITCRFV, translated from the coding sequence GTGCTCGACAGCTCCACCATCCAGGACATCGCCGACGAGCTCGCCGCCGCCGAGCGCGACCGCAGCACCGTGCCCCTGCTCACCGCGCGGCATCCCGGCATGACCGTCGAGGACTCCTACGCCGTGCAGCGGGTCTGGGTCGAACGGGGGCTGGCCGCGGGGAGGCGGCTCGTCGGGCGCAAGATCGGCCTCACCTCCAAGGTCATGCAGCAGGCGACCGGCATCACCGAGCCGGACTACGGCGCGATCTTCGCCGACATGGTCTACGAGACCGGTGCCGTCATCCCGTTCGACCAGTACTCGAACGTGCGGATCGAGGTGGAGCTGGCCTTCGTGCTCGCCCGGCCGCTCGAGGGCCCGGACGTGACCCTGTTCGATGTGCTCTCGGCGACCGAGTACGTGGTCCCGGCGCTCGAGATCCTCAGCTCGCGCATCGAGCTGCAGGGGCGCACGATCGTCGACACCATCTCCGACAACGCGGCGATGGGCGGCATGGTCGTCGGCGGGAGGCCGGTCGCGCCCGACGCGGTCGACCTGCGCTGGGTGGGCGCGCTGCTCTACCGCAACGAGACCATCGAGGAGTCGGGCGTCGCCGCGGCCGTGCTGAACCATCCGGCCTCCGGGGTCGCCTGGCTCGCGAACAAGCTCGCGCAGCACGGCAGCCGGCTCGAGGCGGGCGACATCGTGCTCGCCGGATCGTTCACGCGCCCGATGTGGGTCGAGCGCGGCGACACCATCCACGCGGACTACCGAGACCTGGGAGCCATCACATGCCGTTTCGTCTGA
- the hpaD gene encoding 3,4-dihydroxyphenylacetate 2,3-dioxygenase: protein MTITPGTPEPVTTAGDPIPAPTDPIPTSKATPPDVVRCAYMELVVTDLAASREFYVDVLDLVVTEEDENAVYLRSMEEFIHHNLVLRKGPVAAVAAFAYRVRTPEDLDRAVEFYTELGCRVERRAQGFTKGVGDSVRVEDPLGFPYEFFYEVEHVERLAWRYDLYTPGALVRIDHFNQVTPDVPRAVKYMEDLGFRVTEDIQDEAGTTYAAWMRRKPTVHDTAMTGGDGPRMHHVAFATHEKHNIIAICDKLGALRRSDCIERGPGRHGVSNAFYLYLRDPDGHRVEIYTQDYYTGDPDNPVVTWDVHDNQRRDWWGNPVVPSWYTEASLVLDLDGNPQPLTTRTDDSEMEVTIGADGFSYTRKGDEAQGFKLGAQV, encoded by the coding sequence ATGACGATCACCCCCGGCACCCCGGAGCCCGTGACCACCGCCGGCGACCCCATCCCGGCTCCCACCGACCCCATCCCCACCTCGAAGGCGACCCCGCCGGATGTCGTGCGCTGCGCCTACATGGAGCTGGTCGTCACCGACCTCGCCGCCAGCCGCGAGTTCTACGTCGACGTGCTCGACCTCGTCGTGACCGAGGAGGACGAGAACGCGGTGTACCTGCGCAGCATGGAGGAGTTCATCCACCACAACCTCGTGCTGCGCAAGGGCCCGGTCGCCGCGGTCGCCGCCTTCGCCTATCGGGTGCGCACGCCCGAAGACCTCGACCGGGCTGTCGAGTTCTACACCGAGCTGGGCTGCCGGGTCGAGCGCCGGGCGCAGGGCTTCACGAAGGGGGTCGGCGACTCCGTCCGTGTGGAGGACCCGCTCGGCTTCCCGTACGAGTTCTTCTACGAGGTGGAGCACGTGGAGCGCCTCGCCTGGCGGTATGACCTCTACACGCCGGGCGCGCTCGTCCGGATCGACCACTTCAACCAGGTCACGCCGGACGTGCCTCGCGCCGTGAAGTACATGGAGGACCTCGGCTTCCGGGTCACCGAGGACATCCAGGACGAGGCCGGCACGACCTACGCCGCGTGGATGCGCCGCAAGCCGACCGTGCACGACACCGCGATGACGGGAGGCGACGGGCCGCGGATGCATCACGTCGCGTTCGCCACCCACGAGAAGCACAACATCATCGCGATCTGCGACAAGCTCGGCGCCCTCCGCCGCTCCGACTGCATCGAGCGCGGCCCGGGCCGCCACGGCGTCTCCAACGCGTTCTACCTGTACCTGCGCGACCCCGACGGCCACCGCGTCGAGATCTACACGCAGGACTACTACACCGGCGACCCCGACAACCCCGTCGTCACCTGGGACGTGCACGACAACCAGCGCCGCGACTGGTGGGGCAACCCGGTCGTGCCGTCCTGGTACACGGAGGCGTCGCTCGTGCTCGACCTCGACGGCAATCCGCAGCCGCTCACCACCCGCACGGACGACTCTGAGATGGAGGTCACCATCGGCGCCGACGGCTTCTCGTACACGCGCAAGGGCGACGAGGCGCAGGGCTTCAAGCTGGGCGCCCAGGTCTGA
- the hpaE gene encoding 5-carboxymethyl-2-hydroxymuconate semialdehyde dehydrogenase, translating into MSQQTAVTTHHIPEDLPTRIQHFIDGAFVDSVSGATFDVLDPVSNEIYATAAAGQKEDIDLAVAAATRAFKQGPWPRMKPRERARVLNRIADAVEAQDKRLAELETFDTGLPITQALGQAQRAAENFRFFADLIVAQSDDAYKVPGSQLNYVNRKPIGVAGLITPWNTPFMLESWKLAPALASGCTVVLKPAEFTPLSASLWAGIFRDAGLPDGVFNLVNGLGEEAGDALVKHPDVPLISFTGESRTGQLIFGNAAPYLKGLSMELGGKSPAVVFADADLDAAIDSTLFGVFSLNGERCTAGSRILVERPIYDEFLARYAERAKNIVVGDPHDPATEVGALVHPEHYEKVMSYVELGKQEGRLLAGGGRPEGLDTGNYVAPTVFADVAPDARIFQEEIFGPVVAITPFDSDVEALELANGVKYGLAAYIWTNDLQRAHTFAQSVEAGMVWLNSHNVRDLRTPFGGVKASGLGHEGGYRSIDFYTDQQAVHITLGPVHTARFGATPHRPEEAEEAAEDAGDA; encoded by the coding sequence ATGTCGCAGCAGACAGCCGTCACCACCCACCACATCCCCGAGGATCTGCCGACGCGCATCCAGCACTTCATCGACGGGGCCTTCGTCGACAGCGTGTCCGGCGCGACCTTCGACGTGCTCGACCCGGTGTCGAACGAGATCTACGCGACCGCGGCCGCCGGGCAGAAGGAGGACATCGACCTCGCGGTGGCCGCCGCGACCCGCGCCTTCAAGCAGGGCCCGTGGCCGCGGATGAAGCCGCGCGAGCGCGCCCGCGTGCTCAACCGGATCGCGGACGCGGTGGAGGCGCAGGACAAGCGGCTCGCCGAGCTCGAGACCTTCGACACCGGCCTCCCGATCACGCAGGCGCTCGGCCAGGCGCAGCGCGCGGCCGAGAACTTCCGGTTCTTCGCCGACCTGATCGTGGCGCAGTCCGACGACGCCTACAAGGTGCCCGGCAGCCAGCTCAACTACGTCAACCGCAAGCCGATCGGTGTCGCGGGCCTGATCACGCCGTGGAACACGCCGTTCATGCTGGAGAGCTGGAAGCTCGCCCCGGCGCTCGCCTCCGGCTGCACGGTCGTGCTCAAGCCGGCCGAGTTCACGCCGCTGTCGGCGTCGCTGTGGGCGGGCATCTTCCGCGACGCGGGCCTCCCCGACGGCGTGTTCAACCTCGTCAACGGCCTGGGGGAGGAGGCGGGAGACGCGCTCGTGAAGCACCCGGACGTGCCGCTGATCTCGTTCACCGGCGAGAGCCGCACCGGGCAACTCATCTTCGGCAACGCGGCGCCGTACCTGAAGGGCCTGTCGATGGAGTTGGGCGGCAAGTCGCCCGCGGTCGTGTTCGCCGACGCGGACCTCGACGCCGCGATCGACTCCACCCTGTTCGGCGTCTTCTCGCTGAACGGAGAGCGCTGCACCGCCGGCTCCCGCATCCTGGTCGAGCGGCCGATCTACGACGAGTTCCTCGCGCGGTACGCGGAGCGGGCGAAGAACATCGTCGTCGGCGACCCGCACGACCCCGCGACCGAGGTCGGCGCGCTCGTGCATCCCGAGCACTACGAGAAGGTCATGTCGTACGTCGAGCTGGGCAAGCAGGAGGGCCGGCTCCTCGCGGGCGGTGGCCGTCCGGAGGGGCTCGACACCGGCAACTACGTCGCGCCGACCGTCTTCGCCGACGTCGCGCCCGACGCGCGCATCTTCCAGGAGGAGATCTTCGGCCCGGTCGTCGCGATCACGCCGTTCGACTCCGACGTGGAGGCGCTGGAGCTGGCCAACGGCGTCAAGTACGGTCTCGCCGCGTACATCTGGACCAACGACCTCCAGCGCGCCCACACCTTCGCGCAGAGCGTCGAGGCGGGCATGGTGTGGCTGAACTCGCACAACGTCCGCGACCTCCGCACCCCGTTCGGCGGCGTGAAGGCGTCGGGGCTCGGCCACGAGGGCGGCTACCGCTCGATCGACTTCTACACCGACCAGCAGGCGGTCCACATCACCCTGGGGCCGGTGCACACGGCTCGCTTCGGCGCGACCCCGCATCGGCCGGAGGAGGCGGAGGAGGCCGCCGAGGACGCCGGCGACGCCTGA
- a CDS encoding fumarylacetoacetate hydrolase family protein: MVSADSSGLPIARPGKIIAVHLNYRSRAAQRGRTPATPSYFFKPSSSLAASGSSLERPAGTELLAFEGEIALIIGRPTRRVAPEEGWAAVSGVTASNDFGVYDLRAADKGSNVRSKGGDGFTPVGPSVLPAEGIDPGALRVRTWLNGEVVQEATTDDLLFPFGQLVADLSQLMTLEPGDLILTGTPAGSSVAQPGDVVEVEVDAPTAPGSPTTGRLVTRITEGTVPFGDFGTKPAADDHQRAEAYGTTPEPAWRLTDDLRAGLASVATATLSSQLRKRGLNDVSIDGLTSTRPDAKVIGTARTLRYIPHREDLFASHGGGYNAQKRAFDSVGAGEVLVIEARGERGSGTVGDVLALRAQVNGAAGIVTDGGVRDLAVVASLDIPTYHNGPHPAVLGRRHVPWETDVTIACGGAAVQPGDVIVGDADGLLVIPPHLVEEVVADAIEQEAEEEFIAERVAAGERVDGLFPMNAAWRERYREWRDRRDARPQD; the protein is encoded by the coding sequence ATGGTCAGCGCCGACAGCTCCGGACTCCCGATCGCCCGCCCCGGCAAGATCATCGCGGTCCACCTCAACTACCGCTCGCGCGCGGCGCAGCGCGGTCGCACGCCGGCCACGCCCTCCTACTTCTTCAAGCCGTCGTCGTCGCTGGCCGCCTCGGGCTCGTCGCTCGAACGGCCCGCCGGCACCGAGCTGCTCGCCTTCGAGGGCGAGATCGCGCTGATCATCGGCCGGCCCACCCGGCGCGTCGCGCCGGAGGAGGGCTGGGCCGCCGTGTCGGGCGTCACCGCCTCCAACGATTTCGGCGTCTACGACCTGCGTGCGGCGGACAAGGGTTCGAACGTGCGCTCGAAGGGCGGTGACGGCTTCACCCCCGTCGGCCCTTCCGTGCTCCCGGCCGAGGGGATCGACCCGGGCGCGCTGCGCGTCCGCACCTGGCTGAACGGCGAGGTGGTGCAGGAGGCGACCACCGACGACCTCCTGTTCCCGTTCGGCCAGCTCGTCGCCGACCTCTCGCAGCTCATGACGCTGGAGCCGGGCGACCTCATCCTCACCGGCACGCCGGCGGGCTCGTCGGTCGCGCAACCCGGCGATGTGGTGGAGGTGGAGGTCGACGCGCCGACCGCTCCCGGCTCCCCGACCACCGGCCGCCTGGTGACGCGCATCACCGAGGGCACCGTCCCGTTCGGCGACTTCGGAACGAAGCCTGCGGCCGACGACCACCAGCGTGCGGAGGCGTACGGCACGACTCCTGAGCCTGCCTGGCGCCTCACCGACGACCTGCGCGCCGGGCTCGCGTCCGTCGCCACCGCCACGCTCAGTTCCCAGCTGCGCAAGCGCGGGCTGAACGATGTCTCGATCGACGGCCTCACCTCCACCCGGCCCGACGCGAAGGTGATCGGCACGGCGCGCACGCTGCGCTACATCCCGCACCGGGAGGACCTCTTCGCCTCGCACGGCGGCGGCTACAACGCGCAGAAGCGCGCCTTCGACTCCGTCGGAGCGGGCGAGGTGCTCGTCATCGAGGCGCGCGGCGAGCGCGGCAGCGGCACCGTCGGCGACGTGCTCGCGCTGCGCGCCCAGGTCAACGGCGCCGCGGGCATCGTGACCGACGGCGGCGTGCGCGACCTGGCCGTTGTCGCCTCCCTCGACATCCCCACCTATCACAACGGCCCGCACCCCGCGGTGCTCGGCCGCCGGCACGTGCCGTGGGAGACCGACGTCACCATCGCCTGCGGCGGTGCGGCCGTGCAGCCGGGCGACGTGATCGTGGGCGACGCCGACGGCCTCCTCGTCATCCCTCCGCACCTCGTCGAGGAGGTCGTGGCCGACGCGATCGAGCAGGAGGCCGAGGAGGAGTTCATCGCCGAGCGGGTCGCCGCCGGCGAGCGGGTCGACGGCCTCTTCCCGATGAACGCCGCGTGGCGGGAGCGGTACCGCGAGTGGCGCGACCGCCGTGACGCCCGCCCCCAGGACTGA
- a CDS encoding alpha/beta fold hydrolase: MFDGFTVDDVPVGDATLHVRVGGDAGGEPLVLLHGHPRTGATWHRVAPLLASRGFRVVVPDLRGYGRSIAPAPRPDHSQASKRAMAEDVLALMRSLGHETFRLVGHDRGSYAAFRLAMDHPEAVRSVALLDCLPIVEHLDRITPEFATEWFHWFFFAQPETPERVITADPDAWYGGDPDAMGPENFAERREAVHRPEVVRAMLEDYRAGLTIDRADEEADRAAGRRLQPPLLVLWSLRDDLERLFGDPLTIWRDWADDVRGHGIESGHHVAEEAPDALADALIGFFRGVM; encoded by the coding sequence ATGTTCGACGGCTTCACGGTCGACGACGTCCCGGTCGGCGACGCGACGCTGCACGTGCGCGTGGGCGGCGACGCCGGCGGGGAGCCGCTCGTCCTGCTGCACGGCCACCCGCGCACGGGCGCGACGTGGCATCGCGTCGCGCCCCTGCTCGCGTCGCGCGGCTTCCGGGTCGTCGTCCCCGACCTCCGCGGCTACGGCCGGTCGATCGCGCCGGCCCCGCGGCCCGACCACTCCCAGGCGTCGAAACGGGCGATGGCGGAGGACGTGCTCGCCCTCATGCGCTCGCTCGGCCACGAGACCTTCCGGCTGGTGGGCCACGACCGCGGCAGTTACGCGGCTTTCCGCCTCGCGATGGACCATCCGGAGGCCGTGCGGAGCGTCGCACTGCTCGACTGCCTCCCTATCGTGGAGCACCTCGACCGCATCACGCCGGAGTTCGCGACGGAGTGGTTCCACTGGTTCTTCTTCGCGCAGCCGGAGACGCCCGAGCGCGTGATCACGGCCGACCCGGACGCCTGGTACGGCGGCGACCCCGACGCGATGGGACCGGAGAACTTCGCCGAGCGGCGGGAGGCCGTGCACCGCCCCGAGGTGGTCCGCGCGATGCTCGAGGACTACCGGGCCGGGCTCACGATCGACCGTGCCGACGAGGAGGCGGACCGGGCGGCCGGGCGCCGGCTGCAGCCTCCCCTGCTCGTGCTCTGGTCGTTGCGCGACGACCTGGAGCGGCTCTTCGGCGACCCACTCACGATCTGGCGCGACTGGGCGGACGACGTGCGCGGGCACGGGATCGAATCGGGGCACCACGTCGCCGAGGAGGCCCCTGACGCGCTTGCGGACGCCCTGATCGGCTTCTTCCGCGGCGTGATGTGA
- a CDS encoding alpha/beta hydrolase family protein — MSHASSAFATGFSPNPDFDFDLRVVLGSAVERAADPGEVLAATAAVHKGDHPGWFAAWRDLGRRAKAVGDTASAAGHRVSAAEAYLRAANYFGVAVNAVSGLKDESELLPAFQATREAWEAFVAHTSANVETVAIPYEGTTLPGWFFRAPAESAQGDSAPTLVTVNGSDGSLAALWAASGAPALRRGYNVLLFDGPGQQSMLFERGVPFRPDWEKVLTPVYDAVAGYDGVDASRIAVYGISQAGYWVSRALAFEHRFAAGIVDPGVVDVSASWTAHMPKNMIRLLDEGEDEKFDRDMAMGMKFSTELSSTWQFRARPYGTTGYAETLEAVRQYTVEEVAAQITTPLLITSPEDEQFWPGQPERLAELTSGVSTLLPFTAAEGANYHCEPLARGLTAQCMFDWLDERVGR, encoded by the coding sequence ATGAGCCACGCCAGCAGCGCCTTCGCCACCGGTTTCTCGCCCAACCCCGACTTCGACTTCGACCTGCGCGTGGTGCTCGGCTCGGCCGTGGAGCGCGCGGCCGACCCTGGCGAGGTGCTCGCCGCGACCGCGGCCGTGCACAAGGGCGACCACCCCGGCTGGTTCGCCGCCTGGCGGGATCTGGGGAGGCGAGCGAAGGCCGTCGGCGACACCGCCTCCGCCGCGGGTCACCGCGTGAGCGCGGCCGAGGCGTACCTGCGTGCCGCCAACTACTTCGGTGTGGCGGTCAACGCCGTCAGCGGTCTGAAAGACGAGAGCGAGCTCCTCCCGGCGTTCCAGGCGACCAGGGAGGCGTGGGAGGCGTTCGTTGCGCACACGAGCGCGAACGTCGAGACCGTGGCGATCCCGTACGAGGGCACGACGCTGCCGGGCTGGTTCTTCCGCGCCCCGGCCGAGTCCGCGCAGGGCGACTCAGCCCCCACCCTCGTGACGGTCAACGGGAGCGACGGCTCGCTCGCCGCGCTGTGGGCGGCGAGCGGCGCCCCGGCTCTGCGGCGCGGCTACAACGTGCTCCTGTTCGACGGCCCCGGCCAGCAGTCGATGCTGTTCGAGCGCGGCGTGCCGTTCCGCCCCGACTGGGAGAAGGTGCTGACGCCCGTGTACGACGCCGTGGCCGGCTACGACGGCGTCGACGCCTCGCGCATCGCCGTCTACGGCATCAGCCAGGCCGGCTACTGGGTCTCACGGGCGCTGGCTTTCGAGCACCGCTTCGCCGCCGGCATCGTGGACCCGGGGGTGGTCGACGTCTCCGCCTCCTGGACGGCGCACATGCCGAAGAACATGATCCGGCTGCTCGACGAGGGCGAGGACGAGAAGTTCGACCGCGACATGGCGATGGGCATGAAGTTCTCGACCGAGCTGTCGAGCACCTGGCAATTCCGCGCTCGCCCGTATGGGACGACGGGCTATGCGGAGACGCTGGAGGCCGTCCGGCAATACACGGTCGAGGAGGTCGCGGCGCAGATCACGACGCCGCTGCTGATCACCTCGCCCGAGGACGAGCAGTTCTGGCCGGGCCAGCCCGAGCGGCTCGCGGAGCTCACCTCCGGCGTCTCCACGCTGCTCCCGTTCACCGCGGCCGAGGGCGCCAACTACCACTGCGAGCCGCTGGCCCGCGGACTGACCGCTCAGTGCATGTTCGACTGGCTGGACGAGCGGGTGGGGCGCTGA